One Kitasatospora sp. MAP12-44 DNA segment encodes these proteins:
- a CDS encoding ribonucleotide-diphosphate reductase subunit beta: MLLDPGFELTLRPMRYPSFYDRYRDAIKNTWTVEEVDLHSDVADLAKLSDGERHMIGRLVAFFATGDSIVSNNVVLSLYKHINSPEARLYLSRQLFEEAVHVQFYLTLLDTYLPDPEDRNAAFAAVENIPSIHQKAQFCFKYMNAVDHIDSLQSKDDRRAFLLNLICFAACVEGLFFYGAFAYVYWFRSRGLLHGLATGTNWVFRDESMHMDFAMSVVDTVREEEPDLFDDAMAKQVTEMLEEAVEAELQFAQDLCGEGLPGMNTASMREYLQAVADQRLARLGMPIRYGSTNPFGFMELQNVQELTNFFERRVSAYQVAVEGSVAFDDDF, translated from the coding sequence ATGCTGCTCGACCCGGGCTTCGAGCTGACGCTGCGTCCGATGCGCTACCCGTCCTTCTACGACCGCTACCGCGACGCGATCAAGAACACCTGGACCGTCGAGGAGGTGGACCTGCACTCCGACGTCGCCGACCTCGCCAAGCTCAGCGACGGCGAGCGGCACATGATCGGCCGGCTGGTCGCCTTCTTCGCGACCGGTGACTCGATCGTCTCGAACAACGTGGTGCTGAGCCTCTACAAGCACATCAACTCGCCCGAGGCGCGGCTCTACCTGTCCCGGCAGCTGTTCGAGGAGGCCGTGCACGTCCAGTTCTATCTGACGCTGCTCGACACCTACCTGCCCGACCCGGAGGACCGCAACGCGGCCTTCGCCGCGGTGGAGAACATCCCCTCCATCCACCAGAAGGCGCAGTTCTGCTTCAAGTACATGAACGCGGTCGACCACATCGACTCGCTGCAGTCCAAGGACGACCGCCGCGCGTTCCTGCTGAACCTGATCTGCTTCGCGGCCTGCGTCGAGGGGCTGTTCTTCTACGGCGCCTTCGCGTACGTGTACTGGTTCCGCAGCCGCGGTCTGCTGCACGGCCTGGCGACCGGCACCAACTGGGTCTTCCGCGACGAGTCCATGCACATGGACTTCGCGATGTCGGTGGTCGACACCGTCCGTGAGGAGGAGCCCGACCTCTTCGACGACGCGATGGCCAAGCAGGTCACCGAGATGCTGGAGGAGGCCGTCGAGGCCGAGCTCCAGTTCGCCCAGGACCTCTGCGGCGAGGGCCTGCCCGGGATGAACACCGCGTCCATGCGCGAGTACCTGCAGGCCGTCGCCGACCAGCGGCTGGCCCGCCTCGGCATGCCGATCCGGTACGGCTCGACCAACCCGTTCGGCTTCATGGAGCTGCAGAACGTCCAGGAGCTGACCAACTTCTTCGAGCGCCGGGTCTCCGCCTACCAGGTGGCCGTCGAGGGCTCGGTCGCCTTCGACGACGACTTCTAG